A genomic region of Streptosporangium lutulentum contains the following coding sequences:
- a CDS encoding P-loop NTPase fold protein, with protein sequence MSEGLAFAIPISKTAPRVGTHRALIFLDASTASVSALTSVPVSPSEPSPGPLSVPAPATPPDLTSLPASPPQPASPATSSPLPAWSFEAVPGTPFAARPDVLLASALRAEGFTVDSECSGGAGADGERVWDFLRSAEEGDLLVIRLPADNGWTSGQLGAMISAFGQQVGESLAAAVLLIMDFGWSALDDSATPVRQLAVAGEPQVAAAALTLTLRFDETLRGPVRTLTDVLAEGLATRAADLDGDGTITVGDLHAYALHHYAAASAARTPILITYGAVAGVALTQVCDPSAASHAAFAPALARLGDSTPRTSNTEIVRRVYELHLSEPARELLRKASLLDEDESVDEVLGDAAELRQWGLLGETTTFAHPDVRAFGYSRLSAAERAQTSAVLRRRRAGLRTVRPRARLTADRWTTEDQLGHRVYAEAIAAFVRHHETRPPLTIGVKGPWGAGKTSLMRMIQDLLDPGAAGDRPAPIHLPGSRADRALTNAEVLARAGQGPRESSGRAEPGALALRRSDWRPTVWFNPWMYQSGEQVWAGLAHEIISQVTERLPRAERERFWLELNLARIDREAVRRRAYHLAMTRLIPVALSLVAALVLTGALLAGAALLPAFGTLLDGAAAVIGAAGSVAVVGAGAVRLARFFGESADNAFHGLVSQPDLLTPGGADGFAAEVAANPGYRSRTGFLHLVQTDMRQVLDLVATEERPLVVFVDDLDRCSPGTVAQVIEAINLFLAGEFPNCVFVLAMEPEVVVAHVEAAYPELMETLRADGRSGLGWRFLEKIVQLPLSVPLLDDADRLPGFVRALLGMPEAFGAGEAATPRAAGRDVPGGRGQPAGATAPAAYRGVPSSRGAGSPPHEDGSPPPVAARRSHGTARWWRGAVRRPSRAAADASPAAGGPHAAGQPDPEQVSRLEDAIWALQPTASNLDEVARRAQEALGIECSDAISGLCSATREAADRVFDDLYSDENAYRAIEFVLPALTFFNPREIKRYVNVFRFYSFLTYRRTLAGAAPASDGEVAKLAALTIHWPHLLSLLVKEVGEATVLEELERAASTAGDRTWERTVHETGLADLDVPGGAHLDGLRDLLSTPYPVAGLARHLL encoded by the coding sequence TTGAGTGAAGGACTCGCGTTCGCAATTCCGATCTCCAAGACCGCCCCCCGGGTGGGCACCCACCGGGCCCTGATCTTCCTTGACGCGTCCACGGCCTCGGTCTCCGCTCTGACCTCCGTTCCTGTCTCGCCCTCGGAGCCGTCACCGGGCCCGCTCTCCGTCCCGGCCCCGGCCACGCCCCCGGACCTGACGTCGCTCCCGGCCTCGCCCCCGCAACCGGCCTCGCCCGCGACCTCCTCCCCGCTGCCGGCCTGGTCCTTCGAGGCCGTGCCCGGCACTCCCTTCGCCGCCCGGCCGGACGTGCTCCTGGCGAGCGCGCTCCGCGCCGAGGGCTTCACCGTCGACTCCGAGTGCAGCGGGGGCGCGGGCGCCGACGGCGAGCGGGTGTGGGACTTCCTGCGGTCGGCCGAGGAAGGGGACCTGCTGGTGATCCGGCTGCCCGCCGACAACGGCTGGACCTCCGGGCAGCTGGGAGCGATGATCAGCGCGTTCGGGCAGCAGGTCGGCGAGTCGCTGGCGGCGGCCGTGCTACTGATCATGGATTTCGGCTGGAGCGCCCTGGACGACTCCGCCACGCCGGTCCGGCAGCTGGCCGTGGCCGGGGAGCCGCAGGTGGCGGCGGCGGCCCTGACGCTGACGCTGAGGTTCGACGAGACGCTTCGCGGTCCCGTACGCACCCTGACCGACGTCCTCGCGGAGGGGCTGGCCACCCGGGCCGCCGATCTCGACGGGGACGGGACGATCACCGTCGGCGATCTGCACGCCTACGCGCTCCACCACTACGCGGCGGCCTCGGCCGCCCGCACTCCCATACTGATCACCTACGGCGCCGTCGCCGGCGTCGCCCTGACCCAGGTCTGCGACCCGTCCGCCGCCTCCCACGCCGCCTTCGCCCCCGCTCTGGCCAGGCTCGGCGACTCCACTCCCCGCACCTCCAACACCGAGATCGTCCGGCGGGTCTACGAGCTCCACCTGAGCGAACCGGCCAGGGAACTGCTGCGCAAGGCCTCTCTGCTCGACGAGGACGAGTCGGTCGACGAGGTCCTCGGCGACGCCGCCGAGCTCAGGCAGTGGGGGCTGCTCGGCGAGACGACGACGTTCGCCCACCCGGACGTGCGGGCCTTCGGCTACTCGCGGCTGTCGGCGGCCGAGAGGGCCCAGACCTCAGCGGTGCTCCGCCGCCGGCGGGCCGGGCTGCGCACGGTACGGCCACGGGCCAGGCTCACCGCCGATCGGTGGACCACCGAGGACCAGCTCGGGCACCGGGTCTACGCCGAGGCCATCGCCGCATTCGTCCGCCATCACGAGACCCGGCCTCCGCTCACGATCGGCGTCAAGGGACCGTGGGGCGCGGGCAAGACCTCCCTGATGCGGATGATCCAGGACCTGCTGGATCCCGGGGCCGCCGGCGACCGGCCCGCCCCGATCCATCTTCCGGGTTCCCGCGCGGACAGGGCCCTGACCAACGCCGAGGTGCTGGCCAGGGCCGGGCAGGGGCCGCGGGAGAGCAGCGGGCGGGCGGAACCCGGCGCCCTGGCCCTGCGACGGTCGGACTGGCGGCCGACGGTCTGGTTCAACCCGTGGATGTACCAGAGCGGCGAGCAGGTCTGGGCCGGGCTCGCCCACGAGATCATCAGTCAGGTCACCGAACGGCTGCCCCGCGCGGAGCGGGAACGGTTCTGGCTGGAGCTCAACCTGGCCAGGATCGACAGGGAGGCGGTCCGCAGGCGCGCCTACCACCTGGCGATGACCCGCCTGATCCCGGTCGCGCTGAGCCTGGTCGCGGCCCTGGTCCTCACCGGCGCCCTCCTCGCCGGCGCCGCGCTGCTCCCCGCGTTCGGCACCCTCCTCGACGGCGCCGCCGCCGTCATCGGCGCCGCCGGGTCGGTGGCCGTGGTGGGAGCGGGCGCCGTACGCCTGGCGAGATTCTTCGGCGAGTCGGCGGACAACGCGTTCCACGGGCTGGTCAGCCAGCCGGACCTGCTCACCCCCGGCGGGGCGGACGGATTCGCCGCCGAGGTCGCCGCCAACCCCGGCTACCGGTCCAGGACCGGCTTCCTGCACCTGGTGCAGACCGACATGCGGCAGGTGCTCGATCTGGTCGCCACCGAGGAGCGGCCGCTGGTGGTGTTCGTGGACGACCTGGACCGGTGCTCGCCCGGCACGGTGGCCCAGGTCATCGAGGCGATCAACCTGTTCCTCGCCGGCGAGTTCCCGAACTGCGTGTTCGTACTGGCCATGGAACCTGAGGTGGTCGTCGCGCACGTGGAGGCCGCCTATCCGGAGCTGATGGAGACGCTACGGGCCGACGGGCGGTCAGGACTGGGCTGGCGGTTCCTGGAGAAGATCGTGCAGTTGCCGCTGAGCGTGCCGCTGCTGGACGACGCCGACCGGCTGCCCGGCTTCGTGCGTGCGCTGCTGGGCATGCCCGAGGCCTTCGGCGCCGGAGAGGCCGCGACGCCCCGCGCCGCGGGAAGGGACGTGCCGGGCGGGCGGGGCCAGCCGGCGGGTGCGACCGCGCCTGCGGCGTACCGGGGTGTTCCGTCCTCGCGCGGGGCCGGGTCGCCGCCGCACGAGGACGGGTCGCCGCCGCCGGTGGCCGCACGGCGGTCGCACGGGACCGCACGATGGTGGCGCGGGGCCGTACGGCGGCCGTCACGGGCGGCGGCCGACGCATCGCCCGCCGCGGGCGGGCCGCACGCGGCGGGGCAGCCGGACCCCGAGCAGGTGAGCCGCCTGGAGGACGCGATCTGGGCGCTGCAGCCGACGGCGTCGAACCTCGACGAGGTGGCCCGGCGGGCGCAGGAGGCCCTGGGCATCGAGTGTTCCGACGCGATCAGCGGGCTGTGCTCGGCGACGCGCGAGGCGGCCGACCGGGTCTTCGACGACCTCTACAGCGACGAGAACGCCTACCGGGCGATCGAGTTCGTGCTCCCGGCCCTGACGTTCTTCAATCCCCGCGAGATCAAGCGCTACGTGAACGTCTTCCGCTTCTACTCGTTCCTGACCTACCGCCGCACGCTCGCCGGAGCGGCGCCCGCCTCGGACGGCGAGGTCGCCAAGCTCGCGGCGCTGACCATCCACTGGCCCCACCTGCTGTCACTGCTGGTCAAGGAGGTGGGGGAGGCGACCGTGCTGGAGGAGCTCGAACGCGCCGCGAGCACGGCCGGCGACCGGACCTGGGAGCGGACCGTCCACGAGACGGGCCTGGCCGATCTGGACGTTCCGGGCGGCGCCCACCTGGACGGCCTGCGTGACCTGCTCTCCACCCCCTACCCGGTGGCCGGCCTGGCCCGCCACCTCCTCTGA
- a CDS encoding lactonase family protein gives MMAEVAYIGGYTPDTGGSGTGITLVELGSLERLGETAASGPSFLAAHPHLPVVYAVGESEQGTVGVFSRAADGALTPLAQRPSGGSLPCHVAVDPTGTLLAVANYGDGTVSVHGIDGSGLLTDVRTFPHGEPTHAHQTVFGPDGVMYVSDLGADEVRRYLVTDRVVPHPEGPVRLAAGMGPRHLARNGDHWYVAGELDGTVRVYDAGWREIRSVAASDAEEKNHPSHLEVSGRFVYVANRGPNTISVFSGPDLERVSEVPCGGDWPRHFALADGRMYVANQRSDGVAVLTMKDGIPRVGGEVFAVGTPSCVLPLS, from the coding sequence ATGATGGCCGAAGTCGCGTACATCGGTGGATACACCCCGGACACCGGTGGGTCCGGGACGGGGATCACCCTGGTCGAGCTGGGAAGTCTCGAGCGGCTCGGAGAGACGGCTGCCTCGGGCCCGTCGTTCCTCGCCGCGCACCCCCACCTCCCGGTCGTATACGCCGTGGGGGAGAGCGAGCAGGGCACGGTCGGCGTTTTCTCGCGGGCCGCCGACGGCGCGCTGACCCCGCTCGCCCAGCGGCCCAGCGGGGGGTCGCTGCCCTGCCACGTGGCCGTCGACCCGACCGGCACGCTGCTCGCCGTGGCCAACTACGGCGACGGCACGGTCAGCGTGCACGGCATCGACGGGTCCGGCCTCCTCACCGACGTGCGGACCTTCCCCCACGGGGAGCCCACCCACGCCCACCAGACGGTCTTCGGCCCCGACGGCGTGATGTACGTGAGCGATCTGGGCGCCGACGAGGTGCGCCGATACCTGGTCACGGACCGGGTGGTGCCGCATCCCGAGGGGCCGGTACGGCTCGCGGCCGGCATGGGCCCCCGGCACCTGGCCAGGAACGGAGACCACTGGTACGTGGCGGGCGAGCTGGACGGCACGGTTCGCGTGTACGACGCCGGATGGCGCGAGATCCGGTCCGTCGCGGCCAGTGACGCCGAGGAGAAGAACCATCCCTCGCACCTGGAGGTGTCGGGGAGGTTCGTCTACGTCGCCAACCGGGGCCCCAACACCATCTCGGTCTTCTCCGGGCCCGATCTGGAGCGGGTCTCCGAGGTTCCCTGCGGCGGTGACTGGCCGCGGCACTTCGCCCTCGCGGACGGCAGGATGTACGTGGCCAACCAGCGTTCGGACGGCGTCGCCGTACTGACGATGAAGGACGGGATCCCGCGGGTCGGCGGAGAGGTGTTCGCGGTCGGCACGCCCTCGTGTGTGCTGCCGCTGTCCTGA
- a CDS encoding response regulator, which produces MVVDDHPMWRDGLARDLTEAGYEVVAAVGEGRQAVRVAAAVRPELVVLDLQLPDLSGVEVARGLAASEAPPRVLVLSASGEQDDVLAAVKAGASGYLLKSASKEEFLEAVRRTAEGDAVFTPGLAGLVLGEYRRLAAQPAPEVAPRLTDRETEVLRLVAKGLSYKQIAERLVLSHRTVQNHVQNTLNKLQLHNRVELVRYAIEQGLDEP; this is translated from the coding sequence ATGGTGGTGGACGACCATCCGATGTGGCGGGACGGGCTGGCCAGGGATCTGACCGAGGCCGGCTACGAGGTCGTGGCCGCGGTCGGGGAGGGACGGCAGGCGGTCCGGGTGGCGGCGGCGGTCCGGCCCGAGCTGGTCGTGCTGGACCTGCAGCTGCCGGACCTGTCAGGGGTGGAGGTGGCCAGAGGGCTGGCGGCGTCGGAGGCGCCGCCCCGGGTGCTCGTGCTGTCGGCCAGCGGCGAGCAGGACGACGTGCTGGCGGCGGTCAAGGCGGGCGCGTCAGGGTATCTGCTGAAATCCGCGAGCAAGGAGGAGTTTCTTGAGGCGGTCAGGCGCACCGCCGAGGGCGACGCGGTGTTCACCCCCGGGCTGGCGGGGCTCGTCCTGGGGGAGTACCGGAGACTGGCCGCCCAGCCCGCTCCCGAGGTGGCGCCCCGCCTGACCGACAGGGAGACCGAGGTGCTCCGCCTGGTCGCCAAGGGCCTGTCCTACAAGCAGATCGCCGAACGGCTCGTCCTGTCCCATCGGACCGTGCAGAACCACGTCCAGAACACGCTGAACAAACTGCAGCTTCACAACCGGGTGGAACTCGTCCGTTACGCCATCGAGCAGGGCCTCGACGAACCGTAG
- a CDS encoding bifunctional helix-turn-helix transcriptional regulator/GNAT family N-acetyltransferase, which translates to MENHVAEVRAFNRFYTGVIGVLHQSVLDAPYSLTEVRVLFELDRQDRMEAGELRRLLGLDAGYLSRMLGRFETDGLVVRERSASDARRQVIALTEAGRATFAALDEHAAEQVRGLLDGVTEEDRRRLIASMGTIQEVLGESRGARPYVIRPPRPGDLGWVVYRHGLLYSQEYGWGMEFEALVAGIVADYVDGHDPLREAGWIVEVDGERAGCVFCVRKDDETAQLRMLLVEPSTRGMGIGGRLVEECLRFAGAAGYRRIVLWTRDVLLGARRIYRTAGFELIEKKEGEGFTEEVWARDL; encoded by the coding sequence ATGGAAAACCACGTGGCGGAGGTCCGTGCCTTCAATCGCTTCTACACCGGCGTCATCGGAGTGCTCCATCAGAGCGTCCTGGACGCCCCCTACTCGCTGACCGAGGTGAGGGTGCTGTTCGAACTGGACCGGCAGGATCGGATGGAGGCCGGCGAGCTGCGGCGGCTGCTCGGGCTCGACGCCGGATACCTCAGCCGGATGCTCGGCCGCTTCGAGACGGACGGGCTGGTCGTGCGCGAGCGGTCCGCCTCCGACGCGCGGCGCCAGGTGATCGCCCTGACCGAGGCGGGCAGGGCGACGTTCGCCGCCCTCGACGAGCACGCGGCCGAACAGGTGCGAGGGCTGCTGGACGGGGTGACCGAGGAGGACCGGCGGCGGCTGATCGCGAGCATGGGGACGATCCAGGAGGTCCTCGGCGAGAGCCGGGGGGCACGGCCGTACGTCATCCGCCCGCCGCGCCCGGGCGATCTCGGCTGGGTGGTGTACCGCCACGGCCTGCTCTACAGCCAGGAGTACGGCTGGGGCATGGAGTTCGAGGCTCTGGTGGCCGGGATCGTGGCCGACTACGTGGACGGGCACGACCCCCTGCGCGAGGCCGGGTGGATCGTGGAGGTCGACGGCGAGCGGGCCGGGTGCGTCTTCTGCGTGCGCAAGGACGACGAGACGGCCCAGCTCCGGATGCTCCTGGTCGAGCCGTCCACCCGGGGCATGGGGATCGGCGGGCGGCTCGTGGAGGAGTGCCTGCGCTTCGCCGGGGCCGCGGGCTACCGGCGGATCGTGCTGTGGACCAGGGACGTGCTGCTGGGCGCCAGGCGCATCTACCGGACGGCGGGCTTCGAGCTGATCGAGAAGAAGGAGGGCGAGGGCTTCACCGAGGAGGTCTGGGCCCGCGATCTCTGA
- the macS gene encoding MacS family sensor histidine kinase, translating into MGIDGSFWRAIAVFRVASLAYAAALLVGAGGYARPVIGWLVIGVMALWTMATIFVYSVEEFRGRPLLAADMLVTLGCLLTTPLVQGAYQQDSLPITATWMGGAVLAWGVYGGRRAGAAAALIVSLADLWLRGAGGLDFEKLPVNGTVLLFLAGVVVGHAARLTKQAEERMQQAIELEVAGRERERLARGIHDSVLQVLALVQRRGQELGGEAAELGRLAGEQEAALRELVRIRPEAPVAGTADLRALLQRYGSASVTVSAPATPLTLPAAVAGEMAAAVGAALDNVVRHCGAQAPAWIFAESDGGVITVTVRDEGPGISPGRLEAAEADGRLGVAQSIRGRIADIGGTVTVVSGPGGGTEVEMSVPADF; encoded by the coding sequence ATGGGGATCGACGGATCGTTCTGGCGGGCGATCGCGGTCTTCCGCGTCGCGTCCCTCGCGTACGCGGCGGCCCTGCTCGTCGGCGCCGGAGGATACGCGCGCCCGGTGATCGGCTGGCTGGTGATCGGCGTCATGGCGCTGTGGACCATGGCGACGATCTTCGTCTACTCCGTCGAGGAGTTCCGCGGCCGGCCGCTGCTCGCCGCCGACATGCTCGTGACCCTGGGCTGCCTGCTCACCACCCCGCTCGTGCAGGGCGCCTACCAGCAGGACAGCCTGCCGATCACCGCGACCTGGATGGGCGGTGCGGTGCTGGCGTGGGGCGTGTACGGCGGTCGGCGGGCGGGAGCCGCGGCGGCCCTGATCGTCTCACTGGCCGACCTGTGGCTGCGCGGAGCCGGTGGGCTGGACTTCGAGAAGCTGCCGGTCAACGGGACCGTGCTGCTCTTCCTCGCCGGCGTGGTGGTCGGGCACGCCGCCCGGCTGACCAAGCAGGCGGAGGAGCGCATGCAGCAGGCGATCGAGCTGGAGGTCGCGGGGCGCGAGCGGGAGCGGCTCGCCCGGGGCATCCACGACTCGGTGCTCCAGGTGCTCGCCCTGGTCCAGCGGCGCGGCCAGGAGCTGGGCGGAGAGGCGGCCGAGCTGGGCAGGCTCGCGGGTGAGCAGGAGGCCGCGCTGCGCGAGCTGGTCAGGATCCGCCCCGAGGCGCCCGTCGCCGGCACCGCCGACCTGCGCGCCCTGCTCCAGAGGTACGGCTCGGCCTCCGTCACCGTCTCGGCTCCGGCGACCCCGCTGACCCTGCCCGCGGCCGTCGCGGGGGAGATGGCCGCGGCCGTCGGCGCGGCTCTGGACAACGTCGTCCGGCACTGCGGGGCGCAGGCCCCGGCCTGGATCTTCGCCGAGAGTGACGGCGGCGTGATCACCGTGACCGTCAGGGACGAGGGGCCGGGCATCTCCCCGGGCCGTCTGGAGGCCGCCGAGGCTGACGGCCGGCTCGGCGTCGCCCAGTCCATCAGGGGACGTATCGCCGATATCGGCGGTACGGTCACCGTGGTATCCGGCCCCGGTGGGGGCACCGAGGTCGAGATGTCGGTGCCGGCTGACTTTTGA
- a CDS encoding alkaline phosphatase PhoX, whose protein sequence is MLRRTFVRTGTLVTAAAFAGSLWQEAARATAPRGAGPYGSLGPPGADGVALPPGFTGRIVARTGRRVGGVLWHPAPDGGACFPDGDGWIYVSNSEIPLFGGASAIRFGPGGTVRGGYRILSGTNLNCAGGRTPWNTWLSCEEILRGRVFECDPYGSRAAMPRLAMGRFRHEAAACDPDRQVVYLTEDEPDGCFYRFVPSHWGDLTAGRLEVLCASSGTGAVTWRRVPDPGASPEATRHQVGDARHFAGGEGCHYAEGVCFFTTKGDNRVWAYDAENESLEVVYDADSPLTGVDNITGTPSGDLYIAEDGGNMEINLITADRVVTPFLRVTGHARSEITGPAFSPDGSRLYFSSQRGARGDAAGTDGVTYEITGPFRH, encoded by the coding sequence ATGCTTCGCCGCACGTTCGTGCGCACCGGGACCCTGGTCACCGCGGCGGCCTTCGCCGGATCACTCTGGCAGGAGGCCGCGCGTGCCACCGCGCCGCGCGGCGCCGGCCCCTACGGCTCGCTCGGCCCGCCCGGCGCCGACGGCGTCGCGTTGCCGCCGGGGTTCACCGGCAGGATCGTCGCGCGCACCGGCCGCAGGGTCGGCGGGGTGCTGTGGCACCCCGCGCCGGACGGCGGCGCGTGCTTTCCCGACGGCGACGGCTGGATCTACGTGTCCAACTCGGAGATCCCGCTGTTCGGCGGCGCGTCGGCCATCAGGTTCGGGCCCGGCGGGACCGTCCGCGGCGGTTACCGGATCCTTTCGGGCACCAACCTCAACTGCGCCGGTGGCCGCACTCCCTGGAACACCTGGCTGTCGTGTGAGGAGATCCTCCGCGGCCGGGTCTTCGAGTGCGATCCCTACGGTTCGCGCGCCGCGATGCCGCGTCTGGCCATGGGCAGGTTCAGGCACGAGGCCGCGGCCTGCGACCCCGACCGGCAGGTCGTCTACCTCACCGAGGACGAGCCGGACGGCTGCTTCTACCGGTTCGTGCCGTCCCACTGGGGCGACCTGACGGCCGGCCGCCTGGAAGTGCTCTGCGCCTCGTCCGGCACCGGCGCGGTGACCTGGCGGCGGGTGCCCGACCCGGGCGCGTCGCCGGAGGCGACCCGCCACCAGGTCGGCGACGCCAGGCACTTCGCCGGGGGAGAGGGCTGCCACTACGCCGAGGGGGTCTGCTTCTTCACCACCAAGGGCGACAACCGGGTGTGGGCCTACGACGCGGAGAACGAGAGCCTGGAGGTCGTCTACGACGCCGACTCCCCGCTGACCGGTGTGGACAACATCACCGGCACTCCTTCCGGCGACCTCTACATCGCCGAGGACGGCGGGAACATGGAGATCAACCTGATCACCGCCGACCGGGTCGTCACGCCGTTCCTCCGGGTGACCGGGCACGCCAGGTCGGAGATCACCGGCCCGGCCTTCTCCCCGGACGGCAGCCGCCTCTACTTCTCGTCCCAGCGCGGCGCCCGCGGCGACGCGGCCGGCACCGACGGCGTCACCTACGAGATCACCGGCCCTTTCCGCCACTGA
- a CDS encoding 6-phosphofructokinase, which yields MRIGVLTGGGDCPGLNAVIRAVVRKGVTVHGHEFVGFRDGWRGPLEGDTMPLDVQAVRGILPRGGTILGSSRTNPIKIDGGVEKIKENLAAGGVDALIAIGGEDTLGVAKQLFDKGVKVVGVPKTIDNDLNATDYTFGFDTAVNIAVEAIDRLHTTAESHHRALICEVMGRHAGWIALHAGMAGGANVILIPEKPFDIDRVCAYVESRFKTRYAPIIVVAEGAHPVEGQMALQAGELDSFGHVRLGGIGEMLAKEIEKRTGKEARTTVLGHIQRGGTPTAFDRVLATRFGLQAIDAVHDGDFGVMVALQGTDIVRVGLAEATKELKTVPPGRYEEAEVFFG from the coding sequence ATGCGTATCGGAGTGCTAACCGGGGGCGGCGACTGCCCCGGCCTGAACGCCGTTATCCGCGCCGTCGTGCGCAAAGGCGTGACCGTCCACGGACATGAGTTCGTCGGGTTTCGTGACGGCTGGCGAGGCCCGCTCGAGGGCGACACCATGCCGCTGGACGTCCAGGCGGTGCGGGGCATCCTGCCGCGCGGCGGCACGATCCTCGGCTCGTCGCGGACCAACCCCATCAAGATTGACGGCGGCGTTGAGAAGATCAAGGAGAACCTGGCGGCGGGAGGGGTAGACGCGCTGATCGCGATCGGCGGTGAAGACACCCTCGGAGTCGCCAAGCAGCTCTTCGACAAGGGCGTGAAGGTCGTCGGCGTGCCCAAGACGATCGACAACGACCTCAACGCCACCGACTACACCTTCGGCTTCGACACGGCCGTCAACATCGCCGTCGAGGCGATCGACCGGCTGCACACCACCGCCGAGTCCCACCACCGCGCGCTGATCTGCGAGGTCATGGGCCGCCACGCGGGCTGGATCGCCCTGCACGCGGGCATGGCCGGCGGCGCCAACGTCATCCTCATCCCGGAGAAGCCCTTCGACATCGACCGGGTCTGCGCCTACGTCGAGTCCCGCTTCAAGACCCGGTACGCGCCGATCATCGTGGTCGCCGAGGGCGCCCACCCGGTGGAGGGGCAGATGGCGCTGCAGGCGGGCGAGCTCGACTCCTTCGGGCACGTGCGCCTGGGCGGGATCGGCGAGATGCTCGCCAAGGAGATCGAGAAGCGGACCGGCAAGGAGGCCCGCACCACCGTGCTCGGCCACATCCAGCGCGGCGGCACGCCCACGGCCTTCGACCGGGTGCTGGCCACCCGGTTCGGTCTGCAGGCCATCGACGCGGTCCACGACGGCGACTTCGGCGTCATGGTCGCGCTGCAGGGCACCGACATCGTGAGGGTCGGCCTCGCCGAGGCCACCAAGGAGCTCAAGACCGTTCCGCCCGGCCGCTACGAGGAGGCCGAGGTCTTCTTCGGCTGA
- a CDS encoding N,N-dimethylformamidase beta subunit family domain-containing protein, protein MHRMSTWPAALTVTLLVAGCTAVRPAGGPPRPPAAPSAAPSAARPAAPSTVDGSATSAENARRGDPRWRVRERGAEHEIEGFADRVSVLPGESFRLYVSTTAARYTVRAFRVGWYGGAGARKVWQSPSLRGRRQAPPETIAATRTVTAAHWRPGPEVDTDGWPEGSYLLRLDTGAGAGRYVPLTVRSASTRGRLVVVNAVTTWQAYNDWGGRSLYTGPGGFEDRSRAVSFDRPYDTSGARLFLDMERDAIEVAERSGVPLAYVTNLELDEDPHILDGARGLVSLGHDEYWSARMRRTVEAARDRGTNLAFLGANAVYWRVRFAGTPLGRGRLVVCDKGDGDPGTRLWRESEPESSLTGPMYDCFPAEAAYVVHSPRHWIFKGTGVRRGTAFPGMAGVETDKVFPGAPRPMEVLAISPVNCGGRSTLAHSAYYTVPSGAAVFTSGTMRWVCALRGARCGHGVTGRAAAFVRRATTNLLRTFAAGPAGRLHPARDNLGPLGLDDAWDR, encoded by the coding sequence ATGCACCGAATGTCCACCTGGCCGGCCGCCCTGACGGTGACGCTGCTGGTCGCCGGATGCACCGCCGTCCGTCCCGCGGGCGGGCCTCCCCGCCCGCCCGCGGCACCGTCCGCGGCACCGTCCGCGGCACGGCCCGCGGCGCCGTCCACGGTGGACGGTTCCGCCACCTCGGCGGAGAACGCCCGAAGGGGTGACCCGCGCTGGCGGGTGCGCGAACGCGGCGCGGAGCACGAGATCGAGGGCTTCGCCGACCGGGTGAGCGTGCTGCCGGGGGAGAGTTTCCGGCTCTACGTCTCGACCACGGCCGCCCGCTACACCGTGCGGGCCTTCCGGGTGGGCTGGTACGGCGGGGCCGGGGCCAGGAAGGTGTGGCAGTCGCCGTCCCTGCGGGGCAGGAGGCAGGCCCCGCCCGAGACGATCGCCGCCACCCGCACGGTGACCGCCGCCCACTGGAGGCCGGGGCCGGAGGTGGACACCGACGGCTGGCCCGAGGGCTCCTACCTCCTGCGGCTGGACACCGGCGCCGGAGCCGGGCGCTACGTCCCCCTCACCGTCAGGTCCGCCTCCACCCGGGGCCGCCTGGTCGTCGTCAACGCGGTCACCACCTGGCAGGCCTACAACGACTGGGGCGGCCGCAGCCTCTACACGGGGCCCGGCGGTTTCGAGGACAGATCCCGGGCGGTCAGCTTCGACCGCCCCTACGACACCTCCGGAGCCCGGCTCTTCCTGGACATGGAGCGCGACGCCATCGAGGTCGCCGAACGCAGCGGCGTTCCGCTCGCCTACGTCACGAACCTGGAGCTCGATGAGGATCCGCACATTCTCGACGGCGCCAGGGGACTGGTCTCGCTGGGCCACGACGAGTACTGGTCGGCGCGCATGCGGCGTACCGTCGAGGCCGCCCGCGATCGCGGCACCAACCTCGCCTTCCTCGGCGCCAACGCCGTCTACTGGCGGGTCCGCTTCGCCGGGACGCCGCTGGGCCGGGGCCGCCTGGTCGTCTGCGACAAGGGCGACGGGGACCCCGGAACCCGCCTGTGGCGTGAGAGCGAGCCGGAGAGCTCGCTGACCGGCCCGATGTACGACTGCTTCCCCGCCGAGGCCGCCTACGTGGTCCACAGCCCCCGCCACTGGATCTTCAAGGGGACCGGGGTCAGGCGCGGCACCGCCTTCCCCGGCATGGCGGGGGTGGAGACGGACAAGGTCTTTCCCGGCGCACCCCGTCCGATGGAGGTCCTGGCGATCTCTCCCGTCAACTGCGGCGGCCGGTCCACGCTCGCGCACAGCGCCTACTACACCGTGCCGAGCGGTGCCGCGGTGTTCACCTCGGGCACCATGCGCTGGGTGTGCGCGCTGCGTGGCGCCCGCTGCGGCCACGGCGTCACCGGCCGGGCGGCGGCCTTCGTCCGCAGAGCCACCACGAACCTCCTGAGAACCTTCGCCGCGGGCCCCGCCGGGCGTCTCCATCCGGCCCGGGACAACCTCGGGCCCCTGGGGCTGGACGACGCGTGGGATCGTTGA